In one window of Microbacterium sp. PM5 DNA:
- the argB gene encoding acetylglutamate kinase, producing MTEKIQHTTPEEAAEKAAVLIESLPWLQRFRDQIIVIKYGGNAMVSEELQDAFAQDIAYLRFVGVKPVVVHGGGPQISQMLDRLAIPSEFKGGYRVTSTEAISVVRMVLTGQVNPQLVGRINAFGPFAVGVSGEDAGLFQGRRRGVVIDGTEHDLGAVGDVVRVDPQPVLDQLAAGRIPVVSSIAPDLDNPGQSLNVNADAAAAALAIALGAAKLVVLTDVAGLYADWPNRDSLVSHLTADELRAMLPRLESGMIPKMQACLDAVDGGVDTAAIIDGRQPHSVLVEVFTEQGIGTEVVAR from the coding sequence ATGACCGAGAAGATCCAGCACACCACCCCTGAAGAGGCCGCCGAGAAGGCCGCCGTCCTCATCGAGTCCCTGCCGTGGCTGCAGCGCTTCCGCGACCAGATCATCGTCATCAAGTACGGCGGCAACGCGATGGTGTCCGAAGAGCTGCAGGATGCGTTCGCGCAGGACATCGCCTACCTTCGGTTCGTCGGCGTCAAGCCGGTCGTCGTGCACGGCGGCGGCCCGCAGATCTCGCAGATGCTCGACCGGCTCGCCATCCCCAGCGAGTTCAAGGGCGGATACCGGGTGACCTCCACCGAGGCGATCAGCGTCGTTCGGATGGTGCTCACCGGCCAGGTGAATCCGCAGCTGGTCGGGCGCATCAACGCGTTCGGCCCCTTCGCCGTCGGTGTGTCTGGCGAGGACGCGGGGCTCTTCCAGGGCCGGCGGCGCGGTGTGGTGATCGACGGGACCGAGCACGACCTCGGCGCCGTCGGCGATGTGGTCCGTGTCGACCCGCAGCCGGTGCTCGACCAGCTCGCCGCCGGTCGCATCCCGGTGGTCTCGTCGATCGCGCCCGACCTGGACAACCCCGGGCAGTCGCTGAACGTCAACGCGGATGCGGCGGCGGCGGCTCTGGCCATCGCGCTGGGCGCGGCGAAGCTCGTCGTGCTCACCGATGTCGCGGGCTTGTACGCCGACTGGCCGAACCGCGACTCGTTGGTCTCGCATCTGACCGCCGACGAGCTGCGCGCGATGCTGCCGCGGCTGGAGTCGGGCATGATCCCGAAGATGCAGGCGTGCCTCGACGCCGTCGACGGCGGCGTCGACACGGCGGCGATCATCGACGGACGCCAGCCTCATTCGGTGCTGGTCGAGGTCTTCACGGAACAGGGAATCGGAACAGAGGTGGTGGCGCGGTGA
- a CDS encoding acetylornithine transaminase, with translation MSGVQEQTTAATMWQEDAGRDLVRNAGDRMALFVRGEGSSLWDADGRRYLDFLGGIAVTSLGHAHPVFVEAVSRQAATLSHVSNFFATPPQLALAAELKRLTGAGDTGRVYFANSGAEANEAAFKLARLHGAVTDARAARPRILALKDAFHGRTMGTLALTGKPYMQAPFLPMVPGVEFLDSTVEALEAAIGDDVAALFVEPIKGEAGVVPLPEGYLAAAREITARHGALLIVDEIQTGAGRTGAWFAFQHEGITPDAITVAKGIGGGFPIGALITFGAASDLFYPGTHGSTFGGNPLATATSLAVLGEIDRAGLVANAAVRGEQLRAAIDQIDSVLIDGCRGRGLLLGVALRHPVAGAVVAAAQQHGLIVNAANDSTIRIAPALTIGDVEIDEFIDLFTRSLATVADALVLDASDTHPSTPEASA, from the coding sequence GTGAGCGGCGTACAGGAGCAGACGACGGCAGCGACGATGTGGCAGGAGGACGCCGGGCGCGACCTCGTCCGCAACGCCGGCGACCGGATGGCTCTGTTCGTCCGCGGCGAGGGGTCGTCGCTGTGGGACGCGGACGGACGCCGCTACCTCGATTTCCTCGGCGGCATCGCCGTCACCTCCCTCGGTCACGCTCACCCCGTCTTCGTGGAGGCCGTGTCGCGCCAGGCCGCGACGCTGTCGCACGTGTCGAACTTCTTCGCGACGCCGCCGCAGCTGGCACTGGCAGCCGAGCTCAAGCGCCTCACGGGCGCGGGCGACACCGGACGCGTCTACTTCGCCAACTCGGGAGCCGAGGCGAACGAGGCCGCGTTCAAGCTCGCGCGCCTGCACGGAGCGGTGACGGATGCGCGTGCCGCGCGCCCCCGCATCCTGGCACTGAAGGACGCGTTCCACGGGCGCACGATGGGCACGCTCGCCCTCACCGGCAAACCGTACATGCAGGCACCGTTCTTGCCGATGGTCCCGGGCGTCGAGTTCCTCGACTCGACCGTGGAGGCCCTCGAGGCCGCGATCGGCGACGACGTGGCGGCCCTGTTCGTCGAGCCGATCAAGGGTGAGGCCGGTGTCGTGCCGCTGCCGGAGGGGTACCTCGCGGCAGCGCGTGAGATCACCGCGCGTCACGGTGCGCTGCTGATCGTCGATGAGATCCAGACGGGTGCGGGTCGAACCGGCGCCTGGTTCGCCTTCCAGCACGAGGGGATCACGCCCGACGCGATCACGGTCGCCAAGGGCATCGGCGGCGGCTTCCCGATCGGCGCGCTCATCACGTTCGGCGCCGCCAGCGACCTCTTCTACCCGGGCACCCACGGGTCGACCTTCGGGGGCAATCCGCTTGCGACGGCGACCTCCCTGGCCGTGCTCGGTGAGATCGATCGCGCGGGGCTCGTCGCCAACGCCGCCGTCCGCGGCGAGCAGCTGCGTGCCGCGATCGATCAGATCGACTCGGTGCTGATCGACGGATGCCGCGGGCGCGGTCTGCTGCTGGGCGTCGCGCTGCGGCATCCCGTCGCCGGTGCCGTCGTGGCCGCCGCGCAGCAGCACGGTCTCATCGTCAACGCCGCCAATGACAGCACGATCCGCATCGCGCCCGCGCTGACGATCGGCGACGTCGAGATCGACGAGTTCATCGACCTGTTCACCCGTTCCCTCGCGACCGTCGCCGACGCCCTCGTGCTCGATGCGTCCGACACCCACCCCTCGACCCCGGAGGCCTCCGCATGA
- the argF gene encoding ornithine carbamoyltransferase — MTRHLLRDDDLSPAEQAEILDLAVSLKKDRWKLKPLEGPQTVAVIFDKSSTRTRVSFAVGIADLGGSPLVISTANSQLGGKETPSDTARVLERQVAAIVWRTYAQAGLEEMARGTTVPVINALSDDFHPCQLLADLLTIREHKGELKGLTLTFFGDGTSNMGHSYVLAGVTAGMHVRVASPAAYAPRADVVADAERIAATTGGSVTLFTDPAAAAAGSDVIVTDTWVSMGKEEEKIQRVHDLGGYKVTQATMELADPDAIFIHCLPADRGYEVDAEVIDGPQSVVWDEAENRLHAQKALLVWLLRQQ, encoded by the coding sequence ATGACCCGCCATCTGCTCCGCGACGACGACCTCAGCCCGGCCGAGCAGGCCGAGATCCTCGATCTCGCGGTCTCGCTCAAGAAGGACCGCTGGAAGCTGAAGCCCCTCGAGGGCCCGCAGACCGTGGCGGTGATCTTCGACAAGAGCTCGACCCGCACGCGCGTGTCGTTCGCGGTGGGTATCGCCGATCTCGGCGGCTCGCCCCTGGTGATCTCGACGGCGAACAGCCAGCTCGGCGGCAAGGAGACGCCCTCCGACACCGCGCGCGTTCTGGAGCGGCAGGTCGCCGCGATCGTCTGGCGCACCTACGCGCAGGCGGGGCTCGAGGAGATGGCGCGCGGCACGACCGTGCCGGTGATCAACGCGCTCAGCGACGACTTCCACCCCTGCCAGCTGCTCGCCGATCTGCTCACCATCCGCGAACACAAGGGTGAGCTGAAGGGGCTGACCCTCACGTTCTTCGGCGACGGCACCTCGAACATGGGCCACTCCTACGTGCTGGCCGGCGTGACGGCGGGGATGCACGTGCGCGTCGCCTCGCCCGCCGCCTACGCTCCTCGCGCCGATGTCGTCGCCGACGCCGAGCGGATCGCTGCGACCACAGGAGGCTCGGTCACGCTCTTCACCGATCCCGCCGCGGCCGCCGCCGGCTCCGACGTCATCGTCACCGACACCTGGGTGTCGATGGGCAAGGAGGAGGAGAAGATCCAGCGCGTCCACGACCTCGGCGGGTACAAGGTCACGCAGGCGACGATGGAGCTCGCCGATCCGGACGCGATCTTCATCCACTGCCTGCCCGCCGACCGGGGCTACGAGGTGGATGCCGAGGTCATCGACGGACCGCAGAGCGTGGTCTGGGATGAGGCGGAGAACCGACTCCACGCCCAGAAGGCTCTTCTGGTCTGGCTGCTGCGTCAGCAGTGA
- a CDS encoding DUF418 domain-containing protein encodes MTALRPLRARTLDDAGRLAGVDLARGLAVFGMFAAHLLVTPHFDAAQPATWVDLVNGRSSILFATLAGVSIALMSGARASAGSSPASGRTLVVARRRLVVRAVIIWGIGMLLNATGVPVYVILPAYGILFLLAVPLLRLSASTLWVLAAVVGVGAPWLLPLADRVLVAAGPVGGDLVLLLGWHYPFLLWAAFLIAGLAAARSDLRSPRTLVALAVGGAACAIAAAAASTVIDVDEDSFLGRVLADGAHSGGMLEAVGSGGFALAVVGLCLLICRTPARIVLLPVRAVGSMPLTAYVGQIAAWAVWASFALGDVGDLSGFRALQPFWPFVAATLVFCTVWALLLGRGPVERAVAYATRVVIPG; translated from the coding sequence ATGACGGCCCTCCGTCCGCTCCGAGCGCGCACGCTGGATGACGCGGGCCGGCTCGCCGGCGTCGATCTCGCGCGGGGCCTGGCCGTCTTCGGGATGTTCGCCGCGCACCTGCTGGTGACCCCGCACTTCGATGCGGCGCAGCCTGCGACCTGGGTCGATCTCGTCAACGGGCGGTCTTCGATCCTGTTCGCGACGCTCGCGGGGGTCTCGATCGCTCTGATGAGCGGCGCGCGGGCGAGCGCGGGCAGCAGCCCCGCGTCGGGCCGGACGCTCGTCGTCGCGCGGCGCCGACTGGTCGTGCGTGCGGTGATCATCTGGGGCATCGGGATGCTGCTGAACGCGACGGGCGTGCCGGTCTACGTGATCCTGCCGGCGTACGGCATTCTCTTCCTCCTCGCGGTGCCGCTGCTGCGCCTGTCGGCATCCACCCTCTGGGTGCTCGCTGCCGTCGTCGGTGTCGGCGCGCCGTGGCTGCTGCCGCTCGCAGATCGGGTTCTCGTGGCCGCCGGGCCCGTCGGCGGTGATCTCGTTCTGCTGCTGGGCTGGCACTACCCCTTCCTGCTGTGGGCGGCCTTCCTGATCGCGGGCCTGGCAGCCGCACGCTCCGACCTGCGCTCCCCGCGCACTCTCGTCGCGCTGGCCGTCGGTGGTGCGGCGTGCGCGATCGCGGCGGCCGCGGCATCCACGGTCATCGACGTCGACGAGGATTCCTTCCTCGGACGTGTGCTGGCCGACGGCGCCCACTCCGGTGGCATGCTCGAGGCGGTCGGGTCGGGCGGCTTCGCGCTCGCCGTCGTCGGCCTGTGTCTGCTGATCTGCCGCACGCCCGCGCGCATCGTGCTGCTGCCGGTGCGCGCGGTGGGGTCGATGCCGCTGACCGCATACGTCGGCCAGATCGCGGCGTGGGCCGTGTGGGCGTCGTTCGCTCTGGGCGACGTCGGAGATCTGTCGGGCTTCCGCGCCCTGCAGCCGTTCTGGCCGTTCGTCGCGGCGACGCTCGTGTTCTGCACCGTGTGGGCGCTCCTCCTCGGCCGTGGTCCCGTCGAGCGCGCCGTGGCATACGCCACGCGGGTCGTCATCCCCGGCTGA
- the argH gene encoding argininosuccinate lyase, whose amino-acid sequence MSETTPHGTNDGALWGARFASGPSPELATLSRSTHFDWVLAPYDIAGSHAHAAALAAAGYLTADEEARMHAGLDALAAAVADGSLVAQPADEDVHGALEAALIAEVGPALGGKLRAGRSRNDQIATLVRLYLLDHARVIARDLLRVIDAIVSQAEAHAEAIMPGRTHLQHAQPILLAHHLQAHGWPLVRDLERLRDWAARASVSPYGGGALAGATLGLDPQLVADRLGLARPAENSLDGTSSRDVVAEFAFIAAMIGVDLSRFAEDIIIWNTREFGFVTLDDGYSTGSSIMPQKKNPDIAELARGKAGRLIGNLSGLLATLKALPLAYNRDLQEDKEPVFDSVLTLETVLPAFAGMVATMRFDTARMAGLAPAGFSLATDVAEWLVKQGVPFRDAHEISGSLVRACEERGIGLEDADDALLAEVSTHLTPSVREVLTIEGSVASRTGAGGTAGIRVSEQRAELIARSQSAARSLIDLE is encoded by the coding sequence GTGAGCGAAACGACACCGCACGGCACGAACGACGGCGCACTCTGGGGGGCACGCTTCGCGTCGGGACCCTCACCCGAGCTCGCGACCCTCAGCCGTTCCACCCACTTCGACTGGGTGCTCGCGCCCTACGACATCGCCGGGTCGCACGCGCACGCGGCGGCGCTCGCGGCCGCCGGGTATCTCACCGCCGACGAAGAGGCACGCATGCACGCGGGGCTCGATGCCCTGGCGGCGGCGGTCGCCGACGGCTCACTGGTCGCCCAGCCGGCCGATGAGGACGTCCACGGCGCTCTGGAAGCCGCTCTCATCGCCGAGGTCGGTCCGGCGCTCGGCGGCAAGCTCCGCGCGGGTCGCAGCCGCAACGACCAGATCGCCACCCTCGTGCGGCTGTACCTTCTCGATCACGCGCGCGTGATCGCCCGCGATCTTCTTCGGGTCATCGACGCCATCGTGTCGCAGGCCGAGGCGCACGCGGAGGCCATCATGCCGGGCCGCACCCACCTGCAGCATGCGCAGCCGATCCTGTTGGCCCACCACCTGCAGGCGCATGGCTGGCCCCTCGTCCGCGACCTCGAGCGCCTCCGCGACTGGGCGGCGCGCGCGTCGGTCTCGCCGTACGGCGGGGGAGCGCTCGCCGGTGCGACCCTGGGCCTCGATCCCCAGCTGGTCGCCGATCGGCTGGGCCTCGCCCGGCCGGCGGAGAACTCCCTCGACGGCACGAGCTCGCGAGACGTGGTCGCCGAGTTCGCCTTCATTGCAGCGATGATCGGCGTTGATCTCTCCCGTTTCGCGGAGGACATCATCATCTGGAACACCCGCGAGTTCGGCTTCGTCACGCTCGACGACGGCTACTCCACGGGCTCCAGCATCATGCCGCAGAAGAAGAATCCCGACATCGCCGAACTCGCTCGGGGCAAGGCGGGCCGCCTGATCGGCAACCTGTCGGGTCTTCTGGCGACGCTGAAGGCCTTGCCGCTGGCCTACAATCGCGATCTGCAGGAGGACAAGGAACCGGTCTTCGATTCGGTCCTCACGCTCGAAACGGTGCTGCCCGCGTTCGCCGGCATGGTGGCGACGATGCGGTTCGACACGGCGCGCATGGCCGGCTTGGCCCCGGCCGGGTTCTCGCTGGCGACGGATGTGGCCGAGTGGCTCGTGAAGCAGGGCGTGCCTTTCCGCGATGCGCATGAGATCTCCGGGTCGCTGGTGCGTGCGTGCGAGGAGCGTGGAATCGGCCTCGAGGATGCCGACGACGCTCTGCTCGCGGAGGTGTCGACGCATCTGACCCCGAGCGTCCGCGAGGTGCTGACGATCGAAGGTTCGGTCGCGAGCCGCACCGGCGCCGGCGGCACGGCCGGTATCCGTGTGTCCGAGCAGCGTGCCGAGCTCATCGCCCGCTCGCAGAGCGCCGCACGGAGCCTGATCGATCTCGAATAG
- a CDS encoding SatD family protein has protein sequence MNVAVIADIVGSRSLPDRAAAQRALEETIARAERDVPLAERPLTATVGDELQGVYPSLDAAMAALLLVRLALPDDLDCRFGIGIGAHRDVPSRVGTLAEGPGWWAAREAIDAIHAAQARTIPGARTWVVADAGATVDVRIANAYLLARDQLVTAMTARTRRLAYGRMLGATQSELAAAEGITQSAVSQALGAAGVAALVEGYAQLRADASPTSEV, from the coding sequence ATGAACGTTGCGGTGATCGCCGACATCGTCGGATCGCGGAGTCTTCCCGATCGGGCTGCCGCCCAACGCGCTCTGGAAGAGACGATTGCCCGTGCGGAACGTGACGTTCCGCTGGCCGAGCGCCCCCTCACCGCCACGGTGGGGGACGAGCTGCAGGGCGTATACCCGTCTCTGGATGCCGCCATGGCGGCCCTGCTGCTGGTGCGGCTCGCGTTGCCCGACGATCTCGACTGTCGCTTCGGCATCGGGATCGGGGCGCACCGCGACGTCCCCTCCCGGGTGGGCACTCTCGCCGAGGGGCCGGGGTGGTGGGCCGCGCGTGAGGCGATCGATGCCATCCACGCCGCGCAGGCGCGCACCATCCCGGGCGCCCGCACCTGGGTCGTCGCCGATGCCGGCGCGACGGTGGATGTCCGGATCGCCAATGCGTATCTCCTCGCTCGGGACCAACTCGTGACCGCGATGACGGCGCGCACTCGGCGACTCGCCTACGGCCGGATGCTCGGTGCGACGCAGTCGGAGCTCGCGGCCGCGGAGGGCATCACCCAGTCGGCGGTGTCCCAGGCCCTCGGCGCCGCCGGAGTCGCCGCCCTCGTCGAGGGATACGCGCAGCTGCGCGCGGACGCGTCGCCGACGTCCGAGGTCTGA
- the tyrS gene encoding tyrosine--tRNA ligase, which produces MSETVSVSAPAPARALAPANDPSFENVWDEIVWRGLVHVSTDQDALRVLLAGEPITYYCGFDPTAPSLHLGNLVQLLLMRRLQLAGHRPLGLVGGSTGLIGDPRPTAERTLNTKDTVAEWVGNLRAQVERYLSFDGDNAARMVNNLDWTAPMSAIDFLREIGKYYRVGTMLKKDAVAARLNSEAGISYTEFSYQILQGMDYLELHRQYGCVLQTGGSDQWGNLTSGTDLIHRVEGVSVHAIGTPLITNSDGTKFGKSEGNAIWLDAEMCSPYRMYQFWLNTDDADVIERLKIFTFLTRAEIQQYEETVAAEPFRRAAQKRLALEVTTTVHGPEATAAVIAASEALFGAGDLGALDAATLRTALEELPHATIVGGTTVAQALVETGLCASLSEARRSIAQGGVSLDGTKVDDESAAITGALPGGVAVLRRGKKTLAGLFVAPAA; this is translated from the coding sequence GTGTCTGAAACCGTCTCCGTGAGTGCTCCCGCGCCCGCGCGTGCACTGGCTCCCGCCAACGACCCCTCGTTCGAGAACGTCTGGGACGAGATCGTCTGGCGAGGCCTGGTGCACGTGTCCACCGATCAGGACGCCCTGCGCGTTCTGCTGGCCGGCGAGCCCATCACGTATTACTGCGGCTTCGACCCGACGGCACCGAGCCTGCACCTGGGAAACCTCGTACAGCTGCTGCTGATGCGCCGTCTGCAGCTGGCTGGTCACCGCCCGCTCGGTCTCGTCGGCGGATCGACCGGACTCATCGGCGATCCCCGGCCCACGGCGGAGCGGACTCTCAACACGAAGGACACGGTCGCCGAGTGGGTGGGCAACCTGCGTGCCCAGGTCGAGCGCTACCTGAGCTTCGACGGCGACAACGCCGCGCGCATGGTCAACAACCTCGACTGGACGGCGCCGATGAGCGCCATCGACTTCCTCCGCGAGATCGGCAAGTACTACCGCGTCGGCACGATGCTGAAGAAGGATGCCGTCGCCGCGCGCCTGAACTCCGAAGCGGGCATCAGCTACACCGAGTTCAGCTACCAGATCCTGCAGGGGATGGACTACCTCGAGCTGCACCGCCAGTACGGCTGCGTGCTGCAGACGGGCGGGTCCGATCAGTGGGGCAACCTCACCAGCGGCACCGACCTCATCCACCGCGTCGAAGGGGTGTCGGTGCACGCCATCGGCACGCCCCTGATCACCAACAGCGACGGCACGAAGTTCGGCAAGAGCGAGGGCAACGCGATCTGGCTGGATGCCGAGATGTGCAGCCCGTACCGGATGTACCAGTTCTGGTTGAACACCGACGACGCCGATGTCATCGAGCGACTGAAGATCTTCACCTTCCTGACGCGCGCAGAGATCCAGCAGTACGAGGAGACGGTCGCGGCGGAGCCGTTCCGCCGTGCCGCGCAGAAGCGTCTCGCGCTCGAGGTGACGACGACCGTGCACGGGCCGGAGGCCACGGCCGCGGTGATCGCGGCATCCGAGGCCCTCTTCGGTGCCGGCGATCTCGGCGCCCTGGATGCCGCCACGCTGCGCACCGCGTTGGAAGAGCTGCCGCACGCGACGATCGTGGGGGGCACCACGGTCGCGCAGGCGCTGGTGGAGACGGGACTGTGTGCGAGCCTCAGCGAGGCACGGCGATCGATCGCGCAGGGCGGCGTCAGCCTCGACGGGACCAAGGTCGACGACGAGTCCGCCGCCATCACGGGGGCGCTGCCGGGCGGAGTCGCGGTGCTGCGCCGCGGCAAGAAGACGCTCGCCGGGCTCTTCGTCGCACCTGCGGCCTGA
- a CDS encoding DUF4184 family protein gives MPFTVSHAVVALPFVRTPLLPAAIAIGAMTPDLPLFVRGTPVSYQLTHTNLVVSTAIAAVLTVIWYVVLRPAVRSLSPRWIAARVPAAWDRPGVPQWWSRRPAWQSAALAALSLLLGVATHIAWDAFTHEGRWGTRLLPALDAQWGPLLGLKWLQYGSTAFGLIVLALAAALWLRGRRAESATTGIPPIVRYLWWLSLPVVLLAAWLLGLAVYGPFTPAWTVQHLAYRVLPPACAIWGAATLVLCAVIAVRGRRAA, from the coding sequence ATGCCGTTCACTGTCTCGCACGCCGTGGTGGCGTTGCCGTTCGTCCGCACGCCGCTGCTTCCGGCCGCGATCGCGATCGGCGCGATGACGCCGGATCTGCCGCTCTTCGTCCGCGGCACGCCCGTGTCGTACCAGCTCACTCATACGAATCTCGTGGTCTCGACGGCGATTGCCGCCGTGCTGACGGTCATCTGGTACGTCGTGCTGCGTCCCGCCGTGCGGTCGCTGTCGCCGCGATGGATCGCAGCTCGGGTGCCGGCCGCGTGGGACCGACCCGGTGTGCCGCAGTGGTGGTCGCGGCGTCCGGCGTGGCAGTCGGCGGCGCTCGCGGCCCTCTCGCTGTTGCTGGGGGTGGCCACCCACATCGCCTGGGATGCCTTCACGCACGAAGGGCGATGGGGAACCCGGCTGCTTCCCGCACTCGACGCGCAGTGGGGGCCGCTTCTGGGGCTCAAGTGGCTGCAGTACGGCTCCACTGCGTTCGGACTGATCGTGCTCGCTCTCGCCGCCGCGCTGTGGCTGCGTGGTCGCCGTGCGGAGTCGGCGACCACCGGCATCCCGCCGATCGTTCGATATCTGTGGTGGCTCTCGCTGCCCGTCGTGCTGCTGGCGGCATGGCTTCTCGGCCTCGCCGTCTACGGTCCTTTCACTCCGGCCTGGACGGTGCAGCACCTGGCGTATCGGGTGCTGCCGCCCGCCTGCGCCATCTGGGGTGCAGCCACCCTCGTGCTGTGCGCGGTCATCGCCGTCCGCGGGCGTCGC